In Mesorhizobium sp., one DNA window encodes the following:
- a CDS encoding NAD(P)/FAD-dependent oxidoreductase, translating to MDQDNQAAKGSGACRVDVIVVGAGFGGMYATYRFREMGKTVVGIEAGGDVGGVWYWNRYPGARCDLMSVDYSYGFSEEIEQEWTWSEQFAGQPEILAYANFVADRLDLRRHYHFNTRVTSAIWDEARKVWRATTDRGDTLEAPYCIMTTGPLSVPKDPDIPGIERFKGRLLRAQKWPQEKVDFAGKRVGVIGTGSTGIQIIQTLGREAGELFVFQRTPSFTLPMRNHTLEADYIAEMKRHYRAMREAMRNNPTGGARPATTRPYFSLPPSQRREVMEQAWINGGHTFLGSFSDLLVNQEANDQVADFVREKIGEIVADPKTAEALKPRGYPIFARRPCLDTEYYETYNRPNVHLVDVTADPIVEITEKGIRTESGEIELDMLIFATGYDALTGALLAFDVVGRNGRTLKDKWKDGPRSYLGFMLEGFPNLFAPSGPNGPAALANLITIAEHDVDWIADMISYMDANGLAAVEPKAQAEEAWMKLVLALAEKSLIRKANTWWVGANVKGKPQGLTMFIGGFQKYRELCAAAAQDRAANFVFDREAETAAA from the coding sequence ATGGATCAGGACAATCAGGCTGCAAAGGGCTCCGGCGCGTGCCGGGTCGACGTCATCGTCGTGGGCGCCGGGTTCGGCGGCATGTATGCCACTTACCGCTTCCGCGAGATGGGCAAGACCGTCGTCGGCATCGAAGCCGGCGGCGACGTCGGCGGCGTCTGGTACTGGAACCGCTATCCAGGCGCGCGCTGCGACCTGATGAGCGTCGATTACAGCTACGGCTTCTCGGAGGAGATCGAGCAGGAATGGACCTGGAGCGAGCAGTTCGCCGGCCAGCCGGAGATCCTCGCCTATGCGAACTTCGTCGCCGACAGGCTCGACCTGCGCCGGCACTACCATTTCAACACCCGCGTCACCAGCGCCATCTGGGACGAGGCGAGGAAGGTCTGGCGCGCCACGACCGACCGCGGCGACACGCTCGAAGCGCCCTACTGCATCATGACGACGGGGCCGTTGTCGGTGCCGAAAGACCCCGATATTCCCGGCATCGAGCGCTTCAAGGGCAGATTGCTGCGGGCGCAGAAATGGCCCCAGGAAAAGGTCGACTTCGCCGGCAAGCGCGTCGGCGTCATCGGCACCGGCTCGACCGGTATCCAGATCATCCAGACGCTCGGACGCGAGGCGGGCGAACTCTTCGTCTTCCAGCGCACGCCGAGCTTCACGCTGCCGATGCGCAACCACACGCTCGAAGCGGACTATATCGCCGAGATGAAGCGGCACTACCGAGCCATGCGCGAGGCGATGCGCAACAACCCGACCGGCGGCGCCCGGCCGGCCACCACGCGCCCCTACTTCAGCCTGCCGCCGTCGCAGCGCCGGGAGGTGATGGAACAGGCCTGGATCAATGGCGGCCACACCTTCCTCGGCTCCTTCTCCGACCTGCTGGTCAACCAGGAGGCCAACGACCAGGTCGCCGATTTCGTGCGCGAGAAGATCGGCGAGATCGTCGCCGATCCCAAGACCGCCGAGGCGCTGAAGCCGCGCGGATATCCGATCTTCGCCCGCCGGCCTTGTCTCGACACCGAATATTACGAGACCTACAACCGGCCCAACGTGCATCTGGTCGACGTCACGGCCGACCCGATCGTCGAGATCACCGAGAAGGGCATCCGCACCGAGAGCGGCGAAATCGAGCTGGACATGCTGATCTTCGCCACCGGCTACGATGCGCTGACCGGCGCCCTGCTCGCCTTCGACGTGGTGGGCCGAAATGGCCGCACGCTGAAGGACAAGTGGAAGGATGGGCCGCGCTCCTATCTCGGCTTCATGCTGGAAGGCTTTCCGAACCTCTTCGCGCCAAGCGGGCCGAATGGGCCGGCCGCGCTCGCCAACCTCATCACCATCGCCGAGCACGACGTCGACTGGATCGCCGACATGATCTCCTACATGGACGCGAACGGGTTGGCCGCAGTCGAACCAAAAGCGCAGGCCGAGGAGGCATGGATGAAGTTGGTGCTGGCGCTGGCGGAAAAGTCGCTCATCCGCAAAGCCAACACCTGGTGGGTCGGCGCCAACGTCAAGGGCAAGCCTCAGGGCCTGACCATGTTCATCGGCGGCTTCCAGAAGTATCGTGAGCTGTGCGCCGCCGCCGCGCAGGACCGCGCCGCGAATTTCGTCTTCGACCGCGAAGCGGAAACTGCAGCGGCGTGA
- a CDS encoding inositol monophosphatase family protein: MSADNLRREEFAVDLARRAGELGMTYFRDRDSLTIESKGHQDLVSEADRNVETFVRKAILEAYPEDGIVGEEHAPTKGGSGFDWVIDPIDGTANFVRGIPAWTVVIAGVRHGTCDVAVIHEPCTGETFHARRGGGAFLNGRAMRASSTSSLGEGSVGTGFSNRREARNIVPFIESLVARGGVFYRNASGALMLAYVASGRLLGYVEEHMNAWDCLAGLLMIEEAGGRIVPPNASTVLDEGTVVIAGGSNVFAEIQSMAVQAFGAGAEPG; this comes from the coding sequence GTGTCGGCTGACAATTTGCGGCGGGAAGAATTCGCGGTGGACCTTGCCCGCCGGGCCGGCGAACTGGGCATGACCTATTTCCGCGACAGGGATTCTCTCACCATCGAGAGCAAGGGGCACCAGGATCTGGTCTCGGAAGCCGATCGAAACGTCGAAACCTTCGTGCGCAAGGCGATTCTGGAAGCCTATCCGGAAGACGGCATCGTCGGGGAGGAACATGCGCCGACGAAAGGCGGATCGGGCTTTGACTGGGTGATCGACCCGATCGACGGCACCGCAAACTTCGTGCGTGGCATCCCGGCATGGACGGTCGTGATCGCCGGCGTGCGCCATGGAACCTGCGACGTCGCGGTGATCCACGAGCCTTGCACCGGCGAGACCTTCCACGCCCGGCGCGGCGGCGGGGCGTTCCTGAACGGCAGGGCGATGCGCGCGAGTTCGACCTCCAGCCTCGGCGAAGGCTCGGTCGGCACCGGATTTTCCAACCGTCGCGAGGCGCGCAACATCGTTCCGTTCATCGAGAGCCTGGTCGCACGCGGCGGCGTCTTCTACCGCAACGCCTCGGGCGCGCTGATGCTGGCCTATGTCGCTTCGGGCCGGCTGCTCGGCTATGTCGAGGAGCACATGAATGCCTGGGACTGCCTCGCAGGCCTGCTTATGATCGAAGAGGCCGGCGGCCGGATCGTTCCTCCGAACGCTTCGACCGTTCTCGACGAGGGCACCGTCGTTATCGCCGGTGGCTCGAACGTGTTTGCCGAGATCCAGTCGATGGCGGTGCAGGCTTTTGGCGCCGGCGCGGAGCCAGGCTGA
- a CDS encoding ABC transporter ATP-binding protein, whose protein sequence is MVEFKSNAASVEFRDVTKVYGRGPAPAVNNISLFIEAGKLVTLLGPSGCGKTTNLRMIAGLELATSGQILIGGNDVTRLPATERDVSMVFQSYALFPHMTVRENVQYGLKFSGFDKKDVTEKAQAGLELVGLSSFGDRLPSQLSGGQQQRVAVARALVLEPQVLLFDEPLSNLDAKLRRHVREEIREIQQKLGLTVVYVTHDQEEALAVSDRIIVMNNAEIAQDGTPRDLYEAPANAFVADFIGEANIFECHIEAVDGDVAVVRVGPISLRLPARGRAVGPAKLAARAGRIELTPAGAEGTFPGRLEKVTYVGSHLEFRVSTEFGEIFVVSDDVDSALRAGQNVGVKFAERGPVLISA, encoded by the coding sequence TGAACAACATCTCGCTCTTCATCGAGGCCGGCAAGCTGGTGACGCTGCTCGGACCCTCGGGGTGCGGCAAGACGACAAACCTGCGCATGATCGCCGGGCTCGAGCTTGCCACCAGCGGGCAGATCCTCATCGGCGGCAACGACGTCACGCGGCTGCCCGCGACCGAGCGCGACGTCTCGATGGTGTTTCAGTCCTATGCGCTGTTCCCGCACATGACCGTTCGCGAAAACGTGCAGTACGGGCTCAAATTCTCCGGTTTCGACAAGAAGGACGTCACCGAGAAAGCCCAGGCCGGTCTCGAACTGGTCGGCTTGTCGAGCTTCGGCGACCGCCTGCCGAGCCAATTGTCCGGCGGCCAGCAGCAACGTGTCGCGGTGGCGCGCGCGCTGGTGCTGGAACCACAGGTCCTTCTCTTCGACGAGCCTCTGTCCAACCTCGACGCCAAGCTGCGCCGGCACGTGCGCGAGGAGATCCGCGAGATACAGCAAAAGCTAGGCCTCACGGTCGTCTACGTCACCCACGACCAGGAGGAGGCGCTCGCCGTCTCCGACCGCATCATCGTTATGAACAATGCCGAGATCGCCCAGGACGGGACGCCGCGCGATCTCTACGAGGCACCGGCGAACGCCTTCGTGGCGGACTTCATCGGCGAAGCCAACATCTTCGAATGCCATATCGAAGCGGTCGACGGCGACGTTGCCGTCGTCCGGGTCGGGCCGATATCGCTGCGCCTGCCGGCGCGCGGCCGCGCGGTCGGGCCTGCGAAGCTTGCCGCGCGGGCGGGCCGCATCGAACTGACCCCAGCAGGTGCGGAAGGGACCTTCCCGGGCCGGCTGGAGAAAGTCACCTATGTCGGCAGCCACCTCGAATTTCGCGTGAGCACCGAATTCGGCGAGATATTCGTCGTCTCCGACGACGTCGACTCGGCCCTGCGGGCCGGCCAGAACGTGGGCGTGAAATTCGCCGAACGCGGCCCGGTGCTTATCTCCGCCTGA
- a CDS encoding 3-hydroxyacyl-CoA dehydrogenase: MKVAIVGSGFIGRAWAISFARAGHQVVMWDEVPAASEGARDYIAGVLGDLQANDLLRGQTPDQVLARISTATDLAETLDGAGHVQENTPEKLDVKRAVFARIDGLADTEAVVASSSSALLPSSFTEHLAGRHRCLVVHPLNPPYLIPAAEVVPAPWTSAETVERTRALLVEAGHAPLVMKRELDGFIMNRLQGALLEEAFRLVADGYAGIEDVDIGIRDGLALRWSFMGPFETIDLNAPGGVRDYVERYQGIYENLFGQMQRRVDWAGPVLETIEAARRERVPEALLGERQVWRDRRLMALAAHKRRADEDIGT; the protein is encoded by the coding sequence ATGAAGGTCGCCATCGTCGGCAGTGGCTTCATCGGGCGCGCCTGGGCGATCAGCTTCGCCCGCGCCGGCCACCAGGTCGTCATGTGGGACGAGGTTCCCGCTGCGAGCGAGGGGGCGCGGGACTATATCGCCGGGGTACTCGGCGATCTCCAGGCCAACGATCTTCTACGCGGGCAGACGCCTGACCAGGTGCTTGCGCGGATCTCGACCGCGACAGACCTGGCGGAGACGCTCGACGGCGCCGGCCATGTGCAGGAAAACACGCCGGAGAAGCTCGACGTCAAACGCGCCGTGTTCGCGCGGATCGACGGCTTGGCCGACACGGAGGCGGTCGTCGCCAGCTCCAGCTCGGCGCTGCTGCCCTCCTCGTTCACGGAACATCTGGCCGGCAGGCACCGCTGCCTCGTCGTGCATCCGCTCAATCCGCCCTACCTGATCCCCGCGGCAGAGGTGGTGCCGGCGCCCTGGACATCGGCCGAGACGGTCGAGCGCACCCGTGCTCTTCTGGTCGAGGCGGGGCACGCGCCGCTCGTGATGAAGCGGGAGCTGGACGGTTTCATCATGAACCGGCTGCAGGGGGCGCTGCTCGAAGAGGCGTTCCGCCTGGTCGCCGACGGCTATGCCGGCATCGAAGACGTCGACATCGGCATCCGCGACGGCCTAGCGCTGCGCTGGTCTTTCATGGGGCCGTTCGAGACGATCGACCTCAATGCGCCGGGCGGCGTACGCGACTATGTCGAGCGTTACCAGGGCATCTACGAGAACCTGTTCGGACAGATGCAGCGGCGCGTCGACTGGGCGGGGCCGGTGCTGGAGACGATCGAGGCAGCGCGGCGCGAAAGAGTGCCGGAGGCGTTGCTCGGCGAACGCCAGGTCTGGCGGGACCGGCGACTTATGGCCCTCGCCGCCCACAAGAGACGCGCGGACGAGGACATCGGCACGTAG
- a CDS encoding NADH:flavin oxidoreductase/NADH oxidase, producing MSMLFAEGRIGGVTLANRIVVSPMCQYSAVDGGAKTWHLVHLGSMMLSGAGLVIVEATAVEPVGLGTHGDLGLWSDAQEQSLASLVRDLRKLSPAKLGIQLGHCGRKAATRTIPERWRGEPLPAEEGAWQPVAPSAIAYDEGWQVPDALDEAGILRIVQAFADSARRALRAGFDLLEIHGAHGYLIHSFLSPITNRRTDRWGGSATNRARFAVEIVRAVRAVWPRERALGFRFNSTDWTPEGSTLDEAVALARLLEAEGLDYAVMSSGNIRPGIAIPPATPGHQVPFARAVKEATGLATMAVGMILHARQAEEVVHSGAADFVALARPMLDNPRWGLHAAAELGADVPYPPQYLRARPNNWLGFALMHPQANPPRSTLQLDRPKSVSAWDRPAEVGRAG from the coding sequence AGAAGGCCGCATCGGCGGCGTCACTCTTGCCAACCGAATCGTCGTGTCCCCGATGTGCCAGTACAGCGCCGTCGACGGCGGCGCCAAGACCTGGCACCTCGTCCACCTCGGCTCGATGATGCTGTCGGGCGCGGGGCTCGTGATCGTCGAGGCGACCGCCGTGGAGCCGGTCGGCCTCGGCACCCATGGCGATCTCGGTCTGTGGAGCGATGCACAGGAGCAATCCCTTGCGAGCCTGGTGCGCGACCTGCGCAAGCTGTCGCCGGCGAAGCTCGGCATCCAGCTTGGCCATTGCGGTCGCAAGGCCGCGACGCGGACGATCCCCGAACGCTGGCGCGGCGAGCCGCTGCCGGCGGAGGAGGGCGCCTGGCAGCCGGTCGCTCCTTCCGCGATCGCCTATGACGAAGGATGGCAGGTGCCGGATGCGCTGGACGAGGCCGGTATCCTGCGGATCGTCCAGGCCTTCGCCGACAGTGCCCGTCGCGCCCTGCGGGCCGGGTTCGACCTTCTCGAGATCCACGGCGCACATGGCTATCTGATCCATTCTTTTCTCTCCCCGATCACCAATCGCCGGACGGACCGCTGGGGCGGCTCGGCCACCAACCGCGCCCGCTTCGCGGTGGAGATCGTCCGCGCAGTGCGCGCCGTGTGGCCGCGCGAACGTGCGCTGGGCTTCCGCTTCAACTCGACGGATTGGACGCCGGAAGGCTCTACGCTCGACGAGGCGGTGGCGCTCGCCCGCCTGCTGGAAGCCGAAGGGCTGGACTATGCCGTCATGTCCTCGGGAAACATCCGCCCGGGCATCGCCATCCCGCCCGCCACGCCCGGCCACCAGGTCCCGTTCGCCCGCGCCGTGAAGGAGGCCACCGGTCTCGCGACCATGGCGGTCGGCATGATCCTCCATGCGCGGCAGGCGGAGGAGGTCGTACATTCGGGGGCTGCCGATTTCGTGGCGCTGGCGCGGCCGATGCTCGACAATCCGCGCTGGGGCCTGCATGCGGCAGCCGAACTCGGGGCAGACGTGCCGTACCCGCCCCAGTATCTGCGGGCGCGGCCGAACAACTGGCTGGGCTTCGCGCTCATGCATCCGCAGGCAAATCCCCCGCGCTCGACGCTGCAGCTCGACCGTCCGAAAAGCGTCTCGGCCTGGGACCGGCCGGCGGAGGTCGGCCGGGCAGGCTGA